DNA from Fibrobacter sp. UWB15:
AGGCCAACCGCGAAATCGCCAAATTCCAGCGCGTGCCGTTCAAGGGCGACGAAAATGCAGCTCTCGAAAAGGTCGAAACTCCGCACTGCGCAAGCATCGAAGATCTCACCAAGTTCCTGAACGTGCCTGCCGAATCAACTGCCAAGTGCGTGTTCTTCGACTTCGAAGGCAAGCTCATCACGGTCGTTGTCCCGGGCAACCTCGACGTTTCCGAAATCAAGCTCCACAACCTACTGAAGGCGAAGGAACTTTACCCTGCCGAAGACAGCCTCATCAAGGCCTGCGGCATGGTTCCGGGCTTTGCTTCCCCGATCAATTCTCACGACACCCGCATCATCGTGGACGAAGCAATCGCCGATTCCTTCGACCTCGTGACCGGCGCCAACGAAGAAGGCTTCCACTTCAAGCATTGCAACCCGAAGCGCGACTTCCCGAAGTTCGAAGTGGCCGACATTGCCGAAGCTTCCGAAGTCTGCAAGTGCCCTTGCTGCGGTGAACTCCTTACGGAAACTCGCGGTATCGAAATGGGCAACATCTTCAAGCTCGGCACCAAGTTCTCCGAATCCATGGGTGCCAAGTTCCTCACCGCCGAAAAGACCACCGCACCCGCCATCATGGGCTGCTACGGCATCGGCGTGGGCCGCCTGATGGCCTCTGTCGTGGAAAATAGCCACGATGACTTCGGACCGATTTGGCCCAAGTCCATCGCTCCGTTCCAGGTTGAAATCGTTCCCATCGGCAAGGAAGCCGAACTCGTGGAACTCGCTGAAAAGTTCGAAAAGGAGCTCGAAGCCGCCGGCATCGACGTGCTCGTGGACGACCGCGACGAACGTCCGGGCGTCAAATTCAAGGACGCCGACCTGTGGGGCTCTCCGGTGCGCATCGCCATCGGCAAGAAGGGACTTGCGAACGGTGAAGTCGAATGGAAGTTCCGTAACGAAAAGGAATTCTCCATGGTCAAGGTCGAAGACGTTGTCGAAAAGGCCAAGGCATACTTTAAAGAATAAACGAAGCGTTGTTCGTGCGTTTAATCACCTCTGCTTCGGCAGGGGTGTTTTTTTCTTGACGGAGCTGTGTTTTTTTCTTACATTCCGTGAGAGATTATATAAACAGAGGTGTTTTATGAAAAAGATTCTTTTGACTTCATTCGTCGCCGCAGTCTGCGCCATGATGCTTGCTTGTGGAAGCGATTCCGGTACCAATTCCGGCTCGAACGGGGGTGCGATCAATACACCGTCGGTGGGTAATACATCGGCAATCCTTCTGCCGCATGAGTGTGAAAAAATCATGCAGGCCTTGCCTGTCCAGCCGGAATTGCCTTATGTCACAGTCAATGAAGTGAATTCAGATGATCAATGTAATGTTGAAATCCCTACAGCCGTTGACTCATCAACTATAATGAATTTTTTGAATAATTTGAGTGCATATGGTGAGGCTATTGCTCCTACGTTAGTTGAAAAAGGGTCTCAATCGTGGGCTTATAGCTATAGTGTGAACATGGGTGTTACGCTTTGGTATGAAGGGGAAAATCACTTTAGTATTCGTTTAGAAAGTGATTGCCGAAATGCAGCCTATGTGGCAAATATTCCAGAAAAAGATTCTATTTGGAATAGTGAAGGCGACGATGGGGACGTTTCTTGTACCCTTTATACATCTGCATATAAATATTCTGAAATTCCTATGACGCAAATGCAGTTAGAAGAAAAAATGGCTACTCTTGTAGCAGATGGTTGGGCTGTAACGACTGGTTGCGCCCGTCGTCTAGATTTAGATGCTGATGCATACTGTTTCCAAAAACAGGTTAACAATTATCTTTTCGAATTAGGTTATGGACCCGATGAAAATGGGGCTCTGCTTGATGTTGGGATAGCTTTTAGCTATCAAATGATTCCCTAATTGCCTGTGTATATTCGAATTGCAAAATCCTGTAGCTAATGCTATAGGATTTTTTTATTTGAAAAAAGCGTCGGCCAGTTTTTCTAAAAAGTCATTTTTTCTATATTTTACGACGAAAAAATTTCTCTAAGGAGATTCAATATGGACATGAAGAAAATTGCTCTTGGTTCTGCGGCATTGGCTGCATTTGGTCTTATGGGTTGCAATGGCGAAAAGGCTATTGAAAAGGCTCCGGCCGCAATTACTGCAAATTCTACCGACGACCAGAAGTTCGCCTATATGCTGGGTGCCCAGTTCGGTGGCCAGAACTTCACGATTATTCCGCGCCAGATGGGCGAGGAACTTTTCCAAGACGCCGTTATCCAGGGTGTTCTTGACGATGTGAAGTCTAGCAAAGACACGAACTTCAAACCCCAGATGATTCCGGATTCCCTGCAGGCTATTAGCCAGCGCTACTCTACGATCGCTCGTAAGCGTTACGAAGAAACCCGCCCGGATAGCGCTATGATGGCCGAAGGTAATAACGAAAAGATCAAGGCTTACATTGATTCCGTGGCCCGCGCTCAGCCGATTGCAAAGGCTCCGACTTCTACTGGTGCCGCTATTACTATTGCTGCCGATTCTCCAGACAACACCAAGTTCTCTTACCTGCTCGGTCTTCAGTTTGCACACCAATTTATCAATATCGGTAACCAATTCCAGACCGAATTCGATGTGGACTACTTTATTTTGGGCATCAAAGAATCTGCCGCCAAGGTTGCTGATTCTACTTACACGCTCCAGCTCCCGCAGGATTCGCTCAATGCCATTGGCCAGCGCTACCAGCAAAAAATGCAGGATTTGCGTGCTGAAGCTATTAAGAAGCAGCAGGAAGAAGAAGCCAAGCTTAAAGAAGAAATTGCACCGCTCCGTGGCGATACCCTTGCTAACGGTATGCCGCAGAAGTTCAACCTGAAGGTGAAGGCCACCAAGATTTCCGTAGATAAGACTATTGCAAAGGATCTCGAAAATCTTGAACCGTTTGCAAACAAGCCGCTCCTGGTTATGTATTTCTCTGCTACTTGCGGTCACTGCGCTCACGCAGCACCCGAAGTTCTTGCCATGGCTAAGGAATTTGCCCCGAAGGGCTTGATTACGCTCGCTGTGGCAAGCGGTGGAAACCAGAAGGTTGGCATCCGCAAGTTCATGGACAATGCCAAGTGGGACGAATCCATCAACGTGGTTTGGGACGAATCTCGCCAGTTCGGCGAACTCTATAGCGACGGCTACGTTCCGAAGGTCTACGTTGTGAACCCGGACGGCACGTACAAGATGTACGCTGCATTCGAAAGCGAAAAGGAACAGCTCAAGAAGGACCTCGCTGATCTTGTCTCTGGCAAGAAGGTAGAATGGAATCCTGAAGCTCCGAAGACTGAAGAAAAGAAGTAATCGCTTCTAATGTCTCTAATCGCAGAATACGACGTAGTCGTTGTCGGTGGTGGGCACGCTGGAATTGAAGCGACCCATGCCGCCTGGAAACTCGGTGTAAAAACAGCCATGCTCACGATGGATATTAACGCCATCGGTCGTATGAGCTGTAACCCGGCCGTAGGCGGGGTGGCCAAAGGTCAGATTGTCCGTGATATCGATGCACTCGGCGGCCTGATGGGCCTACTCACCGACAAGGCGGGCATCCAGTTCCGCATGCTCAATATGAGCAAGGGGCCGGCCGTGTGGGGCCCGCGTGCACAGTGCGACATGAAGTTCTACAGCGAAGTGGCCCGCGAAGTCATTACAAGCCTTCCGGGGCTTTCGGTGATTCAGGGGGAACTCGCTGCCTTTACGCGTATGGCCGACGGTCGCCTGGAACTCACGCTCCTGAACGGCGAACGCTATATTACCCGTTCGCTCGTGATTACGAGCGGAACCTTCCTTGCTTCCAAGATGTTTACCGGGCTCGAAACGAGCATCGGTGGGCGAGTGGGCGAGCCCAGTGCAGATAAACTCTCGGAATGCCTTGCCCGCGAAGGAATTGCGCTCCGTCGCCTTAAGACGGGGACGCCGAGCCGCCTGGACCCCGATTCCATTGACTTTAACGAATGCGACGTGCAACGCGGAGACGATACTCCGTGGCCCATGAGCGACCGTCATTTGGCAGAAACCGTTCCTGGCCGCGATGCAAATTACTTTTGGGGCGATGCTGCGAACAAATTCGTCCGCAATGACTGCGTGTGCTGGATTACGCGCACGAACCTGAAGACGCATGACATTCTGCGCAGCGGCTTTAAGGACAGTCCCATGTTCAGCGGCCGCATTCACGGCAAGGGCCCGCGCTACTGCCCGAGTATCGAAGACAAGATTAACCGCTTTGGCGACCGCGACGGCCACCAATTGTTCCTTGAACCGGAACAGGCGGATATCGGTCGCGTCTATATTAACGGCTTTAGTTCCAGCTTGCCGGCAGACATTCAGCTTGCAGCCATCCATACGATTCCTGGGCTCACGCGCGCCCGTGTATTGCAGATTGGCTATGCCGTGGAATATGATTCTGTAGACGCTACGCAGCTTTTCCCGACATTTGAATGCAAGAAGGTCTCCGGGCTTTATTTTGCAGGCCAGGTTTGCGGCACAAGCGGTTACGAAGAAGCGGCTGGTCAAGGACTCCTGGCTGGTATTAACGCCGCCCTCAAGATCAAGGGCGAAGAACCTTTGATTCTTGGCCGTTCGGATAGTTACCTTGGCGTGATGGCCGATGACTTGGTGAATATTTTGCTCGACGAGCCTTACCGCATGTTCACGAGCCGCGCTGAATACAGGCTGTTCCTCCGTAGCGATAACGCAGAAACTCGCCTTAAGGATCGTGCCCACAAAATCGGCATGATTTCGGACAGCGACTACGCTGACTGGAAACGCCGTCAGCAACTGATGGCGACCGCCCGCACCCGCATGACCGAAGAATCTGCAATGCCCGACCAGGCAAACCCGATTCTCGAAGCCGGTGGCCAGGCGTTGTCGACCGAACGTACCCGCTGGATTAATGTGTTGCGCCGTCCGGGAATTAACCC
Protein-coding regions in this window:
- a CDS encoding proline--tRNA ligase — its product is MKLSKYFYVTLRETPSDATMPSHIFLMRGGYIKPVSTGIYSMMPMGFRVIQKIVNIIREEMNKIGGIEVDLPVVQTAELWSESGRYQAIGEELLRFKDRNNHNMVLAMTHEEAMTDLVRYVLNSYKQLPVMLYQFKTKYRDEARARGGLIRVREFLMKDAYSFHTSQEDLDRHYQEEYDAYLRIYRRVGIEPVVVQSDTGIMGGKVAHEFMLDTPNGEDYLILCKKCGYQANREIAKFQRVPFKGDENAALEKVETPHCASIEDLTKFLNVPAESTAKCVFFDFEGKLITVVVPGNLDVSEIKLHNLLKAKELYPAEDSLIKACGMVPGFASPINSHDTRIIVDEAIADSFDLVTGANEEGFHFKHCNPKRDFPKFEVADIAEASEVCKCPCCGELLTETRGIEMGNIFKLGTKFSESMGAKFLTAEKTTAPAIMGCYGIGVGRLMASVVENSHDDFGPIWPKSIAPFQVEIVPIGKEAELVELAEKFEKELEAAGIDVLVDDRDERPGVKFKDADLWGSPVRIAIGKKGLANGEVEWKFRNEKEFSMVKVEDVVEKAKAYFKE
- a CDS encoding FKBP-type peptidyl-prolyl cis-trans isomerase N-terminal domain-containing protein yields the protein MDMKKIALGSAALAAFGLMGCNGEKAIEKAPAAITANSTDDQKFAYMLGAQFGGQNFTIIPRQMGEELFQDAVIQGVLDDVKSSKDTNFKPQMIPDSLQAISQRYSTIARKRYEETRPDSAMMAEGNNEKIKAYIDSVARAQPIAKAPTSTGAAITIAADSPDNTKFSYLLGLQFAHQFINIGNQFQTEFDVDYFILGIKESAAKVADSTYTLQLPQDSLNAIGQRYQQKMQDLRAEAIKKQQEEEAKLKEEIAPLRGDTLANGMPQKFNLKVKATKISVDKTIAKDLENLEPFANKPLLVMYFSATCGHCAHAAPEVLAMAKEFAPKGLITLAVASGGNQKVGIRKFMDNAKWDESINVVWDESRQFGELYSDGYVPKVYVVNPDGTYKMYAAFESEKEQLKKDLADLVSGKKVEWNPEAPKTEEKK
- the mnmG gene encoding tRNA uridine-5-carboxymethylaminomethyl(34) synthesis enzyme MnmG codes for the protein MSLIAEYDVVVVGGGHAGIEATHAAWKLGVKTAMLTMDINAIGRMSCNPAVGGVAKGQIVRDIDALGGLMGLLTDKAGIQFRMLNMSKGPAVWGPRAQCDMKFYSEVAREVITSLPGLSVIQGELAAFTRMADGRLELTLLNGERYITRSLVITSGTFLASKMFTGLETSIGGRVGEPSADKLSECLAREGIALRRLKTGTPSRLDPDSIDFNECDVQRGDDTPWPMSDRHLAETVPGRDANYFWGDAANKFVRNDCVCWITRTNLKTHDILRSGFKDSPMFSGRIHGKGPRYCPSIEDKINRFGDRDGHQLFLEPEQADIGRVYINGFSSSLPADIQLAAIHTIPGLTRARVLQIGYAVEYDSVDATQLFPTFECKKVSGLYFAGQVCGTSGYEEAAGQGLLAGINAALKIKGEEPLILGRSDSYLGVMADDLVNILLDEPYRMFTSRAEYRLFLRSDNAETRLKDRAHKIGMISDSDYADWKRRQQLMATARTRMTEESAMPDQANPILEAGGQALSTERTRWINVLRRPGINPEQLFRTALPDLNLTRRDQWFMYAEEIYAGFFDRQAREIDDQKKMESVRLPVDFDYMQVTAVSIESRQRLNAHKPLTLGQASRIPGVRPADITVLAHWLENKKLNG